In the genome of Streptacidiphilus rugosus AM-16, one region contains:
- a CDS encoding B12-binding domain-containing radical SAM protein: MAPPLQLSVGREKSRPENAEVPYLLINPPLTDPTYPYHSISYLVASCEEFGFTGHRCLDANVEALNHLARPEYVEGLLEQAAGFREWAGEQPQLSRGEEIAYQAALSGVGLEPDFMRRAIDVFQDGRDFYHYPTYHQATMAVHRWLNLLSLRSVPGVYNGFTLRTGGAVNYLSHRDLADQELLDEIVGPFLDYVTGPFREVLAERPWRMVGLSVNYASQLPFALRMAREIRELLPDAVIVFGGTEVCDDVKYARADADIWRMFPHADLIVPGEGESPLVDILCAVRDGASAQRPEGFIGLGGVLHRGADRRGMRLNYEHVGRLPGPKYDVWDWPVYWSPEPVVLYSPTRGCYWNKCTFCDYGLNTDRPTSPSRERPVELVMEDLRQISGFARTLYFSVDAMSPRYLRTLSEQLAEEQLGLRWSAELRLERTFPKRGTAQLLRSAGCVSIAFGYESGSQRILDLIDKGVRIDQVPLILEQLAEAGIGAQMMGFTGFPTETQEEAEETYHFLARHKQWWSLAGVGGFSLTPGSIIAKQPQRFGVEVLELPRSHDIARAVGWRDLTTGVETRGEAETPIPAALKAQIRRGLGGRPFVGGIDSSHSLLYFSEHGRGLLPTGDQGEARVALVRQHLLDVPFTDLDGFTTAADLEGEHSRLAAGPDGVDYPRMAAWLGGDGSSRRGSSVAVVLPGGGSATLASGNDSVDYAKVLRSLGIVLSPGQAVVRVRA, from the coding sequence ATGGCACCCCCGCTCCAGCTGTCCGTCGGACGGGAGAAGTCCCGACCGGAGAACGCTGAAGTCCCCTATCTGCTGATCAACCCGCCCCTGACCGATCCCACCTATCCGTACCACTCCATCTCCTATCTCGTGGCCTCCTGCGAGGAGTTCGGCTTCACCGGACACCGCTGCCTGGACGCGAACGTGGAGGCCCTGAACCACCTCGCCCGCCCGGAGTACGTCGAGGGCCTGCTGGAGCAGGCCGCCGGATTCCGCGAGTGGGCCGGCGAGCAGCCGCAGTTGAGCCGGGGGGAGGAGATCGCCTACCAGGCCGCTCTCTCCGGCGTCGGGTTGGAGCCCGACTTCATGCGGCGCGCCATCGACGTGTTCCAGGACGGCCGGGACTTCTACCACTACCCGACCTACCACCAGGCCACGATGGCGGTGCACCGCTGGCTGAACCTGCTGTCGCTGCGCTCGGTGCCCGGCGTCTACAACGGGTTCACCCTGCGCACCGGCGGAGCGGTCAACTACCTGAGCCACCGCGACCTCGCCGACCAGGAGCTGCTGGACGAGATCGTCGGCCCGTTCCTCGACTACGTGACCGGCCCGTTCCGTGAAGTGCTCGCCGAACGGCCCTGGCGGATGGTCGGCCTATCGGTCAACTACGCCTCGCAACTGCCCTTCGCGCTCAGGATGGCGCGCGAGATCCGCGAGCTGCTCCCTGACGCGGTGATCGTCTTCGGCGGCACGGAGGTCTGCGACGACGTCAAGTACGCGCGGGCGGACGCGGACATCTGGCGGATGTTCCCCCACGCCGATCTCATCGTGCCGGGCGAGGGCGAGTCGCCCCTCGTCGACATCCTCTGCGCCGTGCGCGACGGCGCCTCCGCCCAGCGGCCCGAGGGCTTCATCGGCCTGGGCGGCGTGCTGCACCGCGGCGCGGACCGCCGCGGTATGCGGCTCAACTACGAGCATGTCGGCCGGCTGCCCGGCCCCAAGTACGACGTGTGGGACTGGCCCGTCTACTGGTCGCCCGAGCCGGTCGTGCTCTACAGCCCGACCCGCGGCTGCTACTGGAACAAGTGCACCTTCTGCGACTACGGGCTCAACACCGACCGGCCGACCTCGCCCTCCAGGGAACGGCCCGTCGAGCTCGTGATGGAGGACCTGCGGCAGATATCGGGCTTCGCCCGGACCCTCTACTTCTCGGTCGACGCGATGTCGCCGCGCTACCTGCGCACGCTCTCCGAGCAGCTCGCGGAGGAGCAGCTCGGGCTCCGGTGGAGCGCCGAGCTCAGGTTGGAGCGGACGTTCCCCAAGCGCGGCACCGCGCAGCTGCTGCGGTCCGCCGGATGCGTGTCGATCGCCTTCGGCTACGAGTCCGGCAGCCAGCGGATCCTCGATCTGATCGACAAGGGCGTGCGGATCGACCAGGTCCCGCTGATCCTGGAACAGCTGGCGGAGGCCGGCATCGGCGCGCAGATGATGGGATTCACCGGCTTCCCCACCGAGACGCAGGAGGAGGCCGAGGAGACCTACCACTTCCTGGCCCGCCACAAGCAGTGGTGGTCGCTCGCGGGAGTCGGCGGATTCTCACTGACCCCCGGCTCGATCATCGCCAAGCAGCCGCAGCGGTTCGGGGTGGAGGTGCTGGAACTGCCGCGCTCCCACGACATCGCCCGCGCTGTCGGCTGGCGGGACCTGACGACCGGCGTGGAGACCAGGGGTGAGGCGGAGACGCCGATCCCGGCCGCGCTCAAGGCACAGATCCGCCGCGGACTGGGCGGAAGGCCCTTCGTGGGCGGCATCGACAGCAGCCATTCGCTGCTCTACTTCAGCGAGCACGGACGCGGCCTGCTGCCGACCGGTGACCAGGGCGAGGCCAGGGTCGCCCTGGTGCGTCAGCACCTGCTCGACGTGCCCTTCACCGATCTCGACGGCTTCACGACCGCCGCCGACCTGGAGGGCGAGCACTCCCGCCTGGCCGCAGGGCCCGACGGTGTGGACTACCCGCGCATGGCCGCCTGGCTGGGCGGGGACGGCTCCTCGCGCCGTGGCTCCAGCGTGGCCGTCGTGCTGCCGGGAGGCGGCTCCGCCACGCTGGCCTCGGGGAACGACTCGGTCGACTACGCCAAGGTGCTGCGCAGCCTCGGGATCGTGCTGAGCCCCGGACAGGCGGTCGTCCGTGTTCGAGCCTGA
- a CDS encoding aroma-sacti cluster domain-containing protein, with product MAFDALSKLASAGNAVDLLTVEQQAVVAQLSEEEVAVLTSVQARLNAVGGGEVEGQDVVIFRIG from the coding sequence ATGGCTTTTGACGCTCTTTCCAAGCTCGCCTCCGCCGGCAACGCCGTGGACCTGCTCACCGTCGAGCAGCAGGCCGTCGTGGCCCAGCTGTCCGAGGAGGAGGTCGCCGTCCTGACCTCGGTCCAGGCTCGCCTGAACGCCGTGGGCGGCGGCGAGGTCGAGGGCCAGGACGTCGTGATCTTCCGCATCGGCTGA
- a CDS encoding DEAD/DEAH box helicase yields MSLVDDARFAMPENDQADHVDQAVVEAAEVLADAAAAGTDTADDTPETPSITFGDLGLPAEVVRTLAKRGVTTPFPIQAATIPDALAGKDVLGRGRTGSGKTLSFGLPLLARLEQGRTRAKRPRGLILVPTRELAMQVSDALEPYGSVLGLNLKVVCGGTSMPKQIWALERGVDILVATPGRLRDLLDRGACTLDETEIVVLDEADQMADMGFLPEVTEILDKVPAGGQRMLFSATLENEIDSLVKRYLVNPVTHEVDPSAGAVTTMTHHVLVVKPKDKAPVTNAIAARKGRTIIFVRTQMGADRVAEQLRDAGVKSDALHGGMTQGARTRTLADFKDGYVNVLVATDVAARGIHVDGIDLVLNVDPAGDHKDYLHRSGRTARAGRSGTVVTLILPHQRRSTFRLLEDAGVEATRHIVGGSFDADLIRITGARSLTHVQAESAATQAKQAERDVAALTKELERATRHAANLRDEADRLAARVAAERAELGLDDEDAEETTAVTAESEAVVATESADDAAPVGVEARAPRTERSYSVRDERSRDDRGGFQRRDDRGGFQRRDDRDGGFRRDDRGDRRDDRGGFQRRDDRGGFQRRDDRDGGFRRDDRGDRRDDRGGFQRRDDRGGFQRRDDRDGGFRRDDRGDRRDDRGGFQRRDDRPSFGGGRPSFGDRDRDRSSRPSFGAGRRDDHRPASGNFRRDDRRDDRGGFQRRDDRGPAGYGRPSAGGAGSADRKPRWKN; encoded by the coding sequence ATGTCCCTCGTTGACGACGCCCGCTTCGCCATGCCCGAAAACGACCAGGCCGACCACGTCGACCAGGCCGTCGTCGAGGCTGCCGAGGTCCTGGCGGACGCCGCCGCTGCCGGCACCGACACCGCCGACGACACCCCCGAGACCCCCTCGATCACCTTCGGCGACCTCGGTCTGCCGGCCGAGGTGGTCCGCACCCTCGCCAAGCGCGGCGTGACCACGCCGTTCCCGATCCAGGCCGCCACCATCCCGGACGCGCTGGCCGGCAAGGACGTCCTCGGCCGCGGCCGCACCGGCTCCGGCAAGACGCTGAGCTTCGGCCTGCCGCTGCTGGCCCGCCTGGAGCAGGGCCGCACCCGCGCCAAGCGCCCCCGCGGTCTGATCCTGGTCCCGACTCGCGAGCTGGCCATGCAGGTCTCCGACGCCCTGGAGCCCTACGGCTCGGTGCTCGGCCTGAACCTCAAGGTCGTCTGCGGCGGTACCTCCATGCCGAAGCAGATCTGGGCCCTGGAGCGCGGCGTCGACATCCTCGTCGCCACCCCCGGGCGTCTGCGCGACCTGCTCGACCGTGGCGCCTGCACCCTGGACGAGACCGAGATCGTCGTCCTGGACGAGGCCGACCAGATGGCCGACATGGGCTTCCTGCCCGAGGTCACCGAGATCCTCGACAAGGTCCCGGCCGGCGGTCAGCGCATGCTGTTCTCCGCCACGCTGGAGAACGAGATCGACTCGCTGGTGAAGCGCTACCTGGTGAACCCGGTCACCCACGAGGTCGACCCGTCCGCCGGCGCCGTCACCACCATGACCCACCACGTCCTGGTCGTGAAGCCCAAGGACAAGGCCCCGGTCACCAACGCGATCGCCGCCCGCAAGGGCCGCACCATCATCTTCGTCCGCACCCAGATGGGCGCGGACCGCGTCGCCGAGCAGCTGCGCGACGCGGGCGTCAAGTCCGACGCCCTGCACGGCGGCATGACCCAGGGCGCGCGCACCCGCACCCTGGCCGACTTCAAGGACGGTTACGTCAACGTCCTGGTCGCCACCGACGTCGCCGCCCGAGGCATCCACGTCGACGGCATCGACCTGGTCCTGAACGTGGACCCGGCCGGTGACCACAAGGACTACCTGCACCGCTCCGGCCGCACCGCGCGCGCCGGCCGCTCCGGCACGGTCGTCACGCTGATCCTGCCGCACCAGCGCCGCAGCACCTTCCGCCTGCTGGAGGACGCCGGGGTCGAGGCCACCCGCCACATCGTCGGCGGCTCCTTCGACGCGGACCTGATCCGCATCACCGGCGCCCGCTCGCTGACCCACGTCCAGGCGGAGTCGGCGGCCACGCAGGCCAAGCAGGCCGAGCGTGACGTCGCCGCGCTGACCAAGGAGCTGGAGCGGGCCACCCGCCACGCCGCGAACCTCCGCGACGAGGCGGACCGCCTGGCGGCCCGCGTCGCCGCCGAGCGCGCCGAGCTGGGTCTGGACGACGAGGACGCCGAGGAGACCACCGCGGTCACCGCCGAGTCCGAGGCCGTCGTCGCGACCGAGTCGGCGGACGACGCCGCCCCGGTCGGGGTCGAGGCCCGCGCGCCGCGCACCGAGCGCAGCTACTCGGTCCGCGACGAGCGCAGCCGCGATGACCGCGGTGGCTTCCAGCGTCGCGATGACCGTGGTGGTTTCCAGCGTCGGGACGACCGTGACGGTGGCTTCCGCCGTGACGACCGTGGTGACCGTCGTGATGACCGCGGTGGTTTCCAGCGTCGGGACGACCGTGGTGGTTTCCAGCGTCGGGACGACCGTGACGGTGGCTTCCGCCGTGACGACCGTGGTGACCGTCGTGATGACCGCGGTGGTTTCCAGCGTCGGGACGACCGTGGTGGTTTCCAGCGTCGGGACGACCGTGACGGTGGCTTCCGCCGTGACGACCGTGGTGACCGTCGTGACGACCGCGGTGGTTTCCAGCGCCGCGACGACCGTCCGTCCTTCGGTGGCGGCCGCCCGTCCTTCGGCGACCGTGACCGTGACCGCAGCAGCCGCCCGTCCTTCGGCGCCGGCCGCCGCGACGACCACCGTCCCGCCTCGGGCAACTTCCGCCGTGACGACCGCCGTGACGACCGTGGCGGCTTCCAGCGCCGTGACGACCGCGGCCCGGCCGGCTACGGCCGCCCCTCCGCCGGCGGCGCCGGCTCCGCGGACCGCAAGCCGCGCTGGAAGAACTGA
- a CDS encoding metallopeptidase family protein, which produces MLEMGRERFEELVGEALDRIPVELTRLMDNVVIFVEDEPPAGSPELLGLYEGTPLTERGEWYAGVLPDRITIYRNPALRMCRSEDEVVREVGVTVVHEIGHHFGIEEERLHELGYG; this is translated from the coding sequence GTGCTGGAGATGGGTCGCGAGCGGTTCGAGGAGTTGGTCGGGGAAGCCCTCGATCGGATCCCCGTCGAGCTCACCCGGTTGATGGACAACGTGGTGATCTTCGTCGAGGACGAGCCGCCCGCGGGCTCGCCGGAGCTGCTCGGGCTCTACGAGGGGACGCCGCTGACCGAGCGCGGCGAGTGGTACGCCGGGGTGCTGCCGGACCGGATCACGATCTACCGGAATCCCGCGCTGCGGATGTGCCGGAGCGAGGACGAGGTGGTGCGGGAGGTGGGCGTCACCGTCGTGCACGAGATCGGGCACCACTTCGGGATCGAGGAGGAGCGGCTGCACGAGCTGGGCTACGGGTGA
- a CDS encoding DUF3375 domain-containing protein, whose protein sequence is MEFDDVTGLLDHPAWRLLRAENAPLVLGFCGTVFVDENVRGVPENVLVSRLDDQLYDLNERGMGSFPRPAAAYLTEWTNSGWLRKYYPPDEDEAHFDATSALEKAVAWVRGLPARSFIGTESRLSTIVALLRQMTFGTETDPQARIDELRRERDRIDEQIAQLLAGEVDLLSPVALLDRYQQVENTAVELLRDFREVEANLRELDRRLRQDVATAEGSKGELLASFLMDREMIAESDQGRSFQAFFDHLLSPQRQEELRGLLEQVHQLPQLGGRANRNLLKIPFAWLEAAESTQDTVRQLTEQLRRFLADHGREEDRRVVALVRSVQRHVAALDGRSDLPGIELEVPQVELALPMERRLYMPVERVELDSTAVEAFDDSEVDVSELFAGVHVDHETLVAQVLELIQASPSGQANLPTVVEKYPLALGLAELLAYFQLDQGGLDIVIDPSHTHNLVYERFHSPGHSMATVPQVTFVLNEGGVTAGEVEQA, encoded by the coding sequence ATGGAATTCGATGACGTCACTGGTCTACTCGACCATCCGGCATGGCGGCTGCTGCGGGCGGAGAACGCCCCGCTGGTGCTGGGGTTCTGCGGCACGGTCTTCGTCGATGAGAACGTGCGAGGCGTACCCGAGAACGTGCTGGTCTCCCGCCTGGACGATCAGCTGTATGACCTCAACGAACGGGGAATGGGCTCATTCCCACGCCCTGCTGCCGCATATCTGACGGAGTGGACCAACAGTGGCTGGCTGCGTAAGTACTACCCGCCCGACGAGGACGAGGCCCATTTCGACGCGACCAGCGCCCTGGAGAAGGCCGTCGCCTGGGTCCGGGGGTTGCCCGCTCGTTCCTTCATCGGCACCGAGTCACGGCTGAGCACCATCGTCGCCCTGCTGCGGCAGATGACATTCGGTACCGAGACCGATCCGCAGGCGCGTATCGACGAACTCCGTCGCGAACGTGATCGGATCGATGAGCAGATCGCGCAGCTCCTCGCGGGCGAAGTCGATCTCCTGTCCCCGGTGGCCCTGCTGGACCGCTACCAGCAGGTCGAAAACACGGCGGTCGAGTTGCTGCGGGACTTCCGGGAGGTCGAGGCGAATCTGAGGGAACTGGATCGGCGGCTTCGTCAGGACGTGGCAACCGCGGAGGGAAGCAAGGGCGAGCTCCTGGCCTCATTCCTCATGGACCGGGAGATGATCGCCGAATCCGATCAGGGCCGCAGCTTCCAGGCGTTCTTCGATCACCTCCTCTCCCCTCAACGCCAGGAAGAGCTACGAGGCCTCCTGGAGCAGGTACACCAGTTGCCGCAGTTGGGCGGCAGAGCCAACAGGAACCTGCTGAAGATCCCATTCGCATGGCTGGAAGCGGCGGAGAGCACTCAGGACACAGTGCGGCAGCTCACCGAGCAGCTCCGCCGGTTCCTGGCCGACCACGGCCGCGAGGAGGACCGCAGGGTCGTGGCGCTGGTTCGCTCTGTGCAGCGCCACGTGGCAGCCCTCGACGGCCGAAGTGATCTTCCCGGCATCGAGCTGGAGGTCCCCCAAGTGGAGCTGGCTCTGCCGATGGAGCGCCGGCTGTACATGCCGGTCGAACGAGTGGAGCTGGACAGCACTGCCGTCGAAGCGTTCGACGACTCGGAGGTGGACGTCTCCGAACTGTTTGCCGGCGTCCATGTGGACCACGAGACTTTGGTCGCACAGGTACTGGAGCTGATCCAGGCCAGCCCGAGTGGTCAGGCGAACCTACCCACCGTCGTCGAAAAGTACCCGTTGGCCCTGGGACTCGCGGAACTGCTGGCGTACTTCCAACTGGACCAAGGGGGCCTGGACATCGTGATCGACCCCAGCCACACCCACAACCTGGTCTACGAGCGATTCCACTCTCCAGGGCACTCCATGGCCACCGTCCCGCAGGTGACGTTCGTGCTCAACGAGGGCGGCGTGACCGCCGGAGAGGTAGAGCAGGCATGA
- a CDS encoding DUF4194 domain-containing protein, which yields MNLLKAGVLYQSDVPAIWDQLTAHQAAIGDYLRVIGLDVVVDRAEGYAYTRQLDPDTRDDGVTVPRLVTRHRLSFPVSLMLALLRGRLAESDATSSDPRLLLTRDDLVEMVRSFLPPRSNEAHLVDQIDSNIKKLCELKVLRQTKQPGLFEVRRHIKALVDAQVLNDFNELLATYRGTIATPEDNE from the coding sequence GTGAACCTGCTGAAGGCAGGCGTGCTCTACCAGAGCGACGTGCCCGCGATCTGGGACCAGCTCACAGCCCACCAAGCAGCCATCGGTGACTACCTGCGTGTGATCGGCCTGGACGTCGTGGTCGACCGTGCCGAAGGCTATGCCTACACGCGCCAGCTCGACCCGGATACCCGCGATGACGGCGTGACCGTACCGCGGTTGGTGACACGCCACCGGCTCTCTTTCCCCGTCAGCTTGATGCTCGCCCTCCTGCGTGGGCGACTGGCGGAGAGCGATGCCACCTCATCGGACCCCCGTCTTCTTCTGACTCGTGACGACCTCGTGGAAATGGTCCGTAGTTTCCTCCCTCCTCGCAGCAACGAGGCACACCTGGTCGACCAGATCGACAGCAACATCAAGAAGTTGTGCGAGCTCAAGGTGCTCCGCCAGACCAAGCAGCCGGGCTTGTTCGAGGTACGGCGCCACATCAAGGCCCTGGTGGACGCCCAGGTTCTCAACGACTTCAACGAGCTGCTCGCCACCTACCGCGGCACCATCGCGACGCCGGAGGACAACGAATGA
- a CDS encoding ATP-binding protein, which yields MSLISSELPLIPQQSGPSDDTLGIGPGFRLTRLEVLNWGTFHRSIWSFTVDGRSALLTGGVGSGKSTLVDAMTTLLLPAHKIAYNKAAGAEAKERDLRSYVLGHYKNERVEATNSTRPVGLRNASSYSVILGVFSNYVLDTHVTLAQVFWVPDANTGQPDRFYVTADTPMSIDADFTGFGTDIADLRRRLKQRKATVYGHYPQYGKALRRNLGIPSDQALDLFHQTVSMKAVGSLDEFVRDRMLEPFDARAAVDKIVAHFDALTASHAEVVRAREMIDGLGPIVDACERCDGIQRDITMLQQRREVLPVFFAQHRRRLLDLLSQDLKSRITELADQQTGRESELERLRDSADTLRRRIDGAGGEKLVELDARIKELGRDRERRRDQASKYDGWLGQASLAPVIDAVSFRERSDQIAQVRARIEQQEQQAREELDALAVQRDKNNTATQELRREITSLQSQRSSIPSRLLSLRQDLAAALEVVADELPFAGELIQVRDDEAAWAGAAERVLRGFALSLLVPEVHYEKASAWVNGRHLGLRLVYYKVPAHTPAQEPPNDRDLLLGKLELKDDCWAHDWLAMQLRNRADYLCAADLDTFTRSSRPAVTRQGLVKGGGGRHEKNDASRIDDRSSWVLGWSNQAKLEALLAEAASLTKESAAITTRTAELKEQQKGRERISSAVTLLANISEYVELDWQACVTELEQAETQKKALVAEAGLDRLTAELKDTNASISHYDKLVRTGLEALGGLRRDSEDVASQLKQAEGFIERADVEAVAKHESALRLFLPSPVADVQVHLDLLKTAETEAPAKLSRDLDGRSDALRRAASQATSKMTAFRSTYPQYTNDLDASLESAAGYRALHSQLVSDDLPRFEAQFLLYLRTNVIRDIASFQANLLKQEQEISERIELINTSLAGIDYNPGRYVRLNAAPTTNVEIRDFRQSLRECTSDVLATETDDAYTEEKFLQVKRLLDRFKGRPEHTRMDADWTARVTDVRRWFTFSASEHSRADGAEHEVYSDSGGKSGGQKEKLAYTILAASLAYQFRIDPQAKKPKTFHFVVIDEAFGRGDDASAHFALDLFHRLGLQLLVVTPLQKLHVIEPHVTRVGYVDRPDKIRSRLTTLTIEEFRAHKSSRQPAPHSEAQQ from the coding sequence ATGAGCCTCATCTCCTCGGAACTGCCCCTCATCCCGCAGCAGTCAGGTCCAAGCGACGACACCCTCGGCATCGGCCCCGGCTTCCGGCTCACCCGCCTGGAGGTGCTGAACTGGGGGACCTTCCACCGCAGCATCTGGTCTTTCACCGTCGACGGGCGAAGCGCTCTGTTGACGGGCGGCGTCGGATCCGGCAAGTCGACACTGGTGGACGCGATGACCACCCTCCTGCTCCCAGCTCACAAGATCGCGTACAACAAGGCTGCCGGCGCCGAGGCAAAGGAACGGGATCTGCGCTCGTACGTGCTGGGCCACTACAAGAACGAGCGGGTCGAGGCGACCAACAGCACCCGTCCGGTCGGGCTGCGCAACGCCTCCTCGTACAGCGTGATCCTTGGCGTGTTCAGTAACTACGTGCTCGATACCCACGTCACACTCGCTCAGGTCTTCTGGGTTCCCGACGCCAACACCGGGCAACCCGACCGGTTCTACGTCACGGCCGACACCCCGATGTCAATCGACGCCGACTTCACCGGCTTCGGCACCGACATCGCAGATCTGCGCCGACGCCTGAAGCAGAGGAAGGCGACGGTCTATGGTCACTACCCGCAGTACGGAAAGGCCCTGCGTCGCAACCTCGGTATCCCCAGTGATCAGGCTCTCGACCTGTTCCACCAAACGGTCTCGATGAAGGCCGTCGGGAGCCTCGACGAGTTCGTGCGAGACCGGATGCTCGAGCCCTTCGACGCACGAGCAGCGGTCGACAAGATCGTCGCGCACTTCGACGCGCTGACCGCCAGCCACGCCGAGGTGGTCCGGGCCAGGGAGATGATCGACGGGCTCGGGCCGATCGTGGATGCCTGCGAGCGGTGCGACGGCATCCAGCGAGACATCACGATGCTGCAGCAACGCCGTGAGGTCCTACCGGTGTTCTTCGCCCAACATCGACGCCGGCTTCTGGATCTACTCAGCCAGGACCTGAAGTCGCGGATCACCGAGCTCGCCGATCAGCAGACGGGCCGTGAGTCGGAACTGGAGCGGCTCCGCGACTCCGCTGACACCTTGCGCCGCCGCATCGACGGTGCCGGCGGCGAGAAGTTGGTGGAACTGGATGCCCGGATTAAGGAACTTGGCCGCGACCGCGAGCGGCGTCGCGATCAGGCTTCCAAGTACGACGGCTGGCTTGGTCAAGCCAGCCTGGCACCCGTCATCGATGCGGTGTCGTTCCGTGAACGCTCCGACCAGATCGCCCAGGTCCGAGCTCGGATCGAGCAGCAGGAGCAGCAAGCGCGCGAGGAACTCGATGCCCTTGCCGTGCAGCGAGACAAGAACAACACGGCAACGCAGGAACTCCGGAGGGAGATCACCAGCCTGCAGAGTCAGCGCTCCAGCATCCCCTCGCGGCTGCTGAGCCTGCGCCAGGACCTCGCCGCCGCTCTTGAGGTCGTCGCCGACGAACTTCCCTTTGCCGGTGAGCTCATCCAGGTCCGCGATGACGAGGCGGCATGGGCTGGCGCCGCTGAGCGTGTCCTGCGCGGCTTCGCCCTGTCCCTCCTCGTACCCGAAGTCCACTACGAGAAGGCCTCGGCCTGGGTGAACGGCAGACACCTGGGATTGCGGCTGGTGTACTACAAGGTCCCGGCCCACACACCGGCACAGGAACCGCCGAACGATCGCGACCTGCTTCTGGGCAAGCTCGAACTCAAAGACGACTGCTGGGCCCACGACTGGCTCGCCATGCAACTGCGGAACCGAGCCGACTACCTGTGTGCTGCGGATCTGGACACATTCACCCGTTCCTCTCGCCCCGCGGTCACGAGGCAAGGTCTGGTCAAGGGCGGGGGTGGTCGCCACGAGAAGAACGACGCCTCCCGCATCGACGATCGCAGCTCCTGGGTGCTCGGCTGGTCCAACCAGGCCAAGCTGGAGGCGCTCCTTGCGGAAGCGGCCAGCTTGACCAAGGAGAGCGCGGCGATCACCACCCGCACAGCAGAGCTGAAAGAACAGCAGAAGGGTCGCGAGAGGATCAGCTCGGCCGTGACGCTCCTCGCCAACATCAGCGAGTACGTTGAACTCGACTGGCAGGCGTGTGTCACTGAACTTGAGCAGGCCGAGACGCAGAAGAAGGCGCTTGTGGCGGAGGCCGGCCTGGACAGGCTCACAGCCGAGCTGAAAGACACCAACGCCAGTATCAGCCACTACGACAAGCTCGTGCGCACTGGCCTGGAGGCACTTGGTGGCCTTCGACGTGACAGCGAGGACGTCGCATCTCAGCTGAAGCAGGCCGAGGGTTTCATTGAACGGGCCGACGTCGAAGCGGTCGCCAAGCACGAGAGCGCGCTGAGGCTCTTTCTGCCGTCCCCGGTCGCAGACGTACAAGTCCACTTGGACCTGCTGAAAACGGCGGAGACCGAGGCCCCGGCAAAGCTGAGTCGTGATCTCGATGGGCGAAGCGACGCCCTTCGGCGCGCTGCGAGCCAGGCCACCTCGAAGATGACAGCATTCCGAAGCACCTACCCCCAGTACACAAACGATCTCGACGCTTCCCTGGAGTCCGCAGCCGGATATCGCGCGCTCCACAGCCAACTGGTCAGCGACGACCTACCGCGATTCGAGGCCCAGTTCCTGCTGTACCTGCGCACCAACGTCATTCGAGACATCGCGTCCTTCCAGGCCAACCTCCTCAAGCAGGAACAGGAGATCAGCGAGCGTATCGAGCTCATCAACACCTCGCTGGCGGGCATCGACTACAACCCCGGCCGGTACGTCCGGCTCAACGCCGCGCCCACCACCAATGTGGAGATCCGCGACTTCCGCCAGAGCCTTCGCGAGTGCACGAGCGATGTGCTGGCCACCGAGACCGACGACGCTTACACCGAGGAGAAATTCCTTCAAGTGAAGCGACTCCTCGACCGCTTCAAGGGCCGGCCGGAGCACACCCGTATGGACGCCGACTGGACGGCCCGCGTCACCGACGTACGTCGCTGGTTCACCTTTTCGGCGAGCGAGCACAGCCGGGCCGACGGTGCCGAGCACGAGGTCTACTCCGACTCCGGCGGCAAGTCCGGCGGGCAGAAGGAAAAGCTCGCCTACACCATCCTCGCCGCTTCGCTCGCCTACCAGTTCCGCATCGACCCGCAGGCCAAGAAGCCCAAGACCTTCCACTTCGTCGTCATCGACGAAGCGTTCGGACGGGGAGACGACGCCTCGGCCCACTTCGCCTTGGACCTCTTCCACCGCCTCGGACTCCAACTCCTCGTGGTCACCCCTTTGCAGAAGCTGCACGTCATCGAGCCCCACGTCACGCGCGTCGGCTACGTCGACCGTCCCGACAAGATCCGTTCGCGGCTGACCACGCTCACCATCGAGGAGTTCCGCGCCCACAAATCGTCCCGCCAGCCGGCTCCTCACTCCGAGGCCCAGCAGTGA